One window from the genome of Podospora pseudocomata strain CBS 415.72m chromosome 6, whole genome shotgun sequence encodes:
- a CDS encoding hypothetical protein (EggNog:ENOG503P4WK; COG:S): MGMVQSDSLRRTQSYRVLKSQPAESIAPRFLERGLAADANVFPAPLSISTTRVPEEPVAYLRVVGLEFLKASATFYSAIGRPSRTGFKLLEDVLAPGDRGKAERIDRQTKEEQRNREMGLPAMTTVDEQAHFAQRLGFGADDIARYQTDWRVEHLTFEGEDGQHRQFPTRFGLVKEDSVWFVVLILQIQPPRPYQYPTPSPNPRDNTYPYQPTPLSFSQPTPMSATFDPRQSRLGEPSPYGARQSMAIGAPPPSIMTGRSPGLPSGYVPSPNRPSYPETSSSYQVPRSEIHPSSSRPPQMQGYQLPPLNLGPSTGPSQPQPQERQSRGDRPRVDIGGLLDHPGHPRDPPPPQQ, translated from the coding sequence ATGGGTATGGTTCAAAGTGACAGTCTCCGACGAACTCAGTCGTATCGCGTGCTGAAATCTCAGCCAGCCGAATCAATCGCACCGAGATTCCTCGAACGAGGTTTGGCAGCTGATGCAAACGTTTTTCCAGCTCCCCTATCGATATCGACAACAAGGGTTCCCGAAGAACCAGTGGCATACTTGAGGGTAGTTGGCCTGGAGTTTTTGAAGGCATCGGCAACCTTCTACAGCGCCATAGGACGGCCGTCGAGAACGGGTTTCAAACTGCTGGAGGATGTACTTGCACCCGGTGATCGCGGCAAGGCCGAGAGAATTGACCGACAGACAAAGGAGGAGCAACGGAACAGAGAGATGGGACTGCCGGCCATGACGACCGTCGATGAGCAAGCCCACTTTGCTCAAAGACTCGGGTTCGGCGCAGATGACATTGCAAGATACCAGACAGACTGGAGGGTGGAGCATCTTACctttgagggagaagatggtcaGCATCGACAATTTCCAACTCGATTTGGGCTGGTGAAGGAAGATTCAGTTTGGTTTGTCGTACTAATCCTCCAGATCCAGCCACCTAGACCATATCAGTACCCGACACCCTCGCCGAACCCAAGAGACAACACATATCCTTATCAGCCCACGCCCCTGTCGTTTTCCCAGCCCACGCCCATGTCAGCGACGTTCGATCCGAGGCAATCAAGGCTAGGAGAGCCTTCGCCCTACGGAGCGAGGCAGTCGATGGCCATTGGAGCCCCGCCACCATCGATAATGACGGGAAGGAGCCCTGGCCTTCCCTCAGGTTACGTCCCATCTCCAAACAGGCCTAGCTACCCAGAAACGTCATCCTCCTACCAGGTACCCAGAAGCGAGATTCATCCTTCATCAAGTCGGCCGCCTCAGATGCAAGGGTACCAGCTTCCACCGTTGAACCTTGGGCCTTCCACGGGTCCTTCCCAACCGCAGCCACAAGAGAGGCAGTCTCGAGGAGATCGACCACGAGTTGATATTGGCGGTCTCCTTGATCACCCGGGTCACCCCAGggatccaccaccaccacaacaatgA
- a CDS encoding hypothetical protein (EggNog:ENOG503PS7S) gives MTRDGRVVPRHPSGKRLWDRCKFESHHVKGIGSLYCSGWDTLHHHRMFSTTEREVKGSQRICIMRTGVVRICKHRVVNWADIETHAIDLLTKEPQMVGSWFEVDVFREAKAATVQLIACEDPEHERSLKFQLEFVSDKRITFLGAAIFSHNWRGITPGLWSDLRGLTDQTMQEQRGQSVRYGRDGKARFNPSHSWFHAMDPDSYISTTI, from the coding sequence ATGACGAGGGATGGTAGGGTTGTGCCACGTCACCCGTCTGGCAAGCGCCTCTGGGATCGTTGCAAGTTTGAAAGCCATCACGTCAAGGGGATTGGGTCACTGTATTGCTCAGGCTGGGAtactctccaccaccaccgaatgTTCTCGACCACAGAGAGGGAGGTAAAAGGTAGCCAACGGATTTGCATCATGaggacgggggtggtgaggatatGCAAGCATCGGGTAGTCAACTGGGCTGATATAGAGACCCATGCAATTGATCTTCTGACCAAAGAGCCCCAGATGGTCGGTTCTTGGTTTGAGGTGGATGTCTTCCGAGAGGCAAAGGCAGCCACTGTACAGCTTATCGCCTGCGAAGATCCCGAACATGAGAGAAGCTTGAAGTTTCAGCTAGAATTCGTCTCAGACAAACGGATCACTTTCTTGGGTGCAGCAATTTTTTCACATAACTGGCGGGGTATCACACCCGGCCTCTGGTCCGACCTAAGGGGCCTGACGGACCAAACAATGCAGGAGCAGAGGGGTCAGTCAGTCAGGTATGGGCGTGATGGGAAAGCTCGATTCAATCCATCGCACTCATGGTTCCACGCAATGGACCCCGACTCGTACATCTCGACGACGATATAA
- the mlh1 gene encoding DNA mismatch repair protein Mlh1 (COG:L; EggNog:ENOG503NUYJ; BUSCO:EOG092615IE), with translation MSDAMEVDSEVDGPRGAKRKADALDDNTPQRRIKPLDEDVINKIAAGEIIVAPVNALKELMENSVDAGSTTVDVSVKEGGLKLLQITDNGSGIEKEDLPILCQRFTTSKLQKFEDLQTIATYGFRGEALASISHIAHLTVTTKTRDSECAWRGHYGSGVLVPAKPGQSPDPKPVSGRQGTQITVEDLFFNVPTRRRAFRSPANEYNKILDMVGRYAIHCTGVGFTCKKHGESSKGISVSPTAPCLDRIRQIYGASVANELTEFETKDDQWGFKAKGLATNANYRTKKTTLLLFINNRCVESTNIRKALEQTYASFLPKNGHPFVYLSLEIDPRRVDVNVHPTKQEVNFLNEDETIQAVCEHLRSKLAEVDASRTFLTQTLLPASSRAASSIQLPPAPSAPSMATPASSRRAPPRSDTSLVRTDTNLRKITSMLPPVRPGGSTPSRPGPEPMEFDTAPEPRQPTSCHLHSIKELRAQVREEMHNELTDIFANHTFVGIVDERRRLAAIQAGVKLYMIDYGRVCYEYFYQSGLTDFGNFGVVQFQPPLDIRNLLSSSPNLLTEYEEEQDEDEEEDIDPEEKAEIIEAVVEKLIERREMLREYFSLEVSPAGELCSVPLLVNGYEPPLTKLPGFLVRLGPCVNWTEEKACFESFLKELAGFYVPERLPLKKVAKEENDGTLDSADDREEDSKGEEEKRIDARRRNVKWALEHVLFPAFKARLVGTKGIMEAGGVVEVADLKGLYRVFERC, from the exons ATGAGTGATGCAATGGAGGTGGATTCCGAGGTGGATGGGCCTCGCGGTGCCAAGAGGAAGGCTGATGCTCTTGACGACAATACCCCCCAACGTCGAATCAAG CCCCTGGACGAAGATGTCATCAACAAAATTGCTGCCGGGGAAATCATCGTGGCTCCCGTGAACGCCTTGAAGGAGTTGATGGAGAACTCTGTCGACGCGGGATCAACCACCGTAGATGTTTCGGTGAAAGAGGGAGGCTTGAAGTTACTACAGATCACAGATAATGGCTCTGGCATCGAG AAAGAAGATCTGCCAATATTGTGTCAACGTTTCACGACGTCCAAGCTCCAAAAGTTTGAAGACCTCCAGACCATCGCTACCTATGGTTTCAGAGGCGAGGCCTTGGCCAGCATCAGCCACATTGCCCATCTTACCGTGACCACGAAAACACGGGACTCAGAGTGTGCCTGGAGGGGTCACTATGGCAGCGGAGTGTTAGTCCCAGCTAAACCTGGCCAGTCTCCTGACCCAAAGCCCGTATCTGGCCGACAAGGCACCCAGATTACCGTTGAAGATTTGTTCTTCAACGTTCCTACAAGACGGCGTGCGTTTCGATCACCAGCCAACGAGTACAACAAAATACTGGACATGGTTGGGAGATATGCTATCCATTGTACCGGTGTGGGGTTCACATGCAAGAAACATGGCGAATCATCCAAAGGCATCTCCGTATCTCCAACAGCGCCATGTCTGGACAGGATCAGACAAATCTACGGCGCAAGCGTTGCTAACGAGCTCACTGAATTCGAGACGAAAGATGATCAATGGGGGTTCAAGGCAAAGGGACTTGCCACCAACGCCAACTACAGAACCAAAAAAACTACCTTGCTGTTGTTCATTAATAACAGATGTGTTGAGTCAACCAACATCCGCAAGGCACTCGAGCAGACCTATGCGTCattcctccccaaaaacggTCATCCGTTTGTATACCTCAGCCTTGAGATAGACCCACGCCGGGTCGACGTCAACGTccacccaaccaaacaaGAAGTCAACTTCTTGAACGAAGACGAAACCATTCAAGCAGTATGCGAACACTTGCGCTCCAAACTAGCCGAGGTAGATGCCAGTAGGACCTTCCTCACCCagaccctcctcccagcaaGCAGCCGGGCTGCCTCCTCCATTCAACTGCCACCAGCCCCCTCTGCACCCTCTATGGCGACCCCGGCTTCCAGTCGAAGAGCCCCTCCTAGAAGCGACACCAGCCTCGTCAGGACAGACACAAACCTTCGGAAAATCACGAGTATGCTCCCCCCTGTCAGACCAGGCGGCAGCACGCCATCCCGCCCAGGCCCAGAGCCCATGGAATTTGACACGGCACCCGAGCCTCGTCAGCCCACATCTTGTCATTTGCACAGCATCAAAGAGCTCCGCGCACAAGTCCGCGAGGAGATGCACAACGAGCTCACTGATATCTTTGCCAACCACACTTTTGTCGGAATTGTTGACGAGCGCCGCAGGCTGGCTGCTATACAAGCTGGCGTTAAGCTCTACATGATTGACTACGGCCGGGTGTGTTACGAATACTTTTACCAGTCGGGGCTAACAGATTTCGGTAATTTTGGTGTGGTACAATTTCAGCCTCCTCTTGACATTCGCAACCTACTGTCATCGTCCCCAAATCTCCTCACTGAATATGAAGAAgagcaggatgaggatgaggaagaggacatTGACCCCGAAGAAAAGGCCGAGATCATCGAGGCTGTGGTGGAGAAGTTGAttgagagaagagaaatGTTGCGGGAGTACTTTAGTCTGGAAGTATCTCCCGCGGGAGAGTTGTGCAGTGTGCCGCTGTTGGTCAACGGGTATGAGCCACCTTTGACAAAGTTGCCAGGGTtcttggtgaggttggggccTTGTGTCAACTggacggaggagaaggcttgTTTTGAGAGCTTCCTGAAGGAGCTGGCTGGATTTTATGTACCAGAGAGGTTGCCGCTGAAGAAGGTAGCCAAAGAGGAGAATGATGGGACGCTGGATAGTGCTGATGACAGGGAAGAAGATAGtaaaggggaagaggaaaagaggattgatgcgaggaggagaaatgTGAAATGGGCGTTGGAGCATGTGCTTTTCCCGGCGTTTAAGGCGAGGCTGGTCGGGACGAAAGGCATCATGGAGGCTGGGggtgtggtggaggtggcggatTTGAAAGGGCTGTACAGAGTCTTTGAAAGGTGTTAG
- a CDS encoding hypothetical protein (EggNog:ENOG503PU71; COG:S) has protein sequence MQRSHPGDDSWTPLGQRRGISDLARSALSLDLHWVRADTESAARQRSYPSPPMSGSPSIPPKLSQEAAERAQGSYQPITQDVYRGIPTSQGHERAQASNIAGPSRQFLTDPPERTAYSFPPQQSERPAPQPLTYSHLSSHIGGQPGPAYLPIPGTGSAVGPSGQLAASQTYPSALHSQLQDPLQHSSAKARKTKGHVASACVPCKKAHLRCDRRYPEPFRPD, from the exons atgcAGCGCAGCCATCCAGGTGACGACTCCTGGACACCTCTCGGCCAACGCCGAGGGATATCAGACCTGGCGCGATCCGCCTTGAGTCTCGACTTGCACTGGGTCAGGGCAGACACTGAAAGTGCTGCTCGTCAGAGGAGctatccctctccccccatgTCAGGATCTCCATCGATCCCCCCTAAACTCAGCCAGGAGGCAGCCGAACGGGCGCAGGGAAGCTATCAGCCCATCACGCAGGATGTTTACCGTGGAATCCCAACATCACAAGGTCACGAAAGGGCGCAGGCGAGCAACATAGCCGGACCTTCTCGGCAGTTCCTCACCGATCCACCAGAACGAACCGCATATTCTTTCCCTCCACAGCAATCTGAGAGACCGGCACCTCAGCCTCTTACTTACTCTCATTTGTCCAGCCACATCGGTGGACAACCAGGGCCGGCATATCTCCCAATCCCAGGCACAGGCAGTGCAGTTGGGCCATCGGGACAGCTAGCAGCTTCGCAAACCTATCCTTCAGCACTTCACTCACAGCTGCAAGATCCTCTTCAACATAGCTCTGCAAAGGCGAGGAAGACCAAGGGGCATGTGGCATCCGCATGTGTGCCGTGCAAGAAAGCCCACCTTCG ATGTGACCGTAGGTACCCAGAGCCCTTTCGCCCCGATTGA